In the genome of Gemmatimonadota bacterium, one region contains:
- a CDS encoding sigma-70 family RNA polymerase sigma factor: MAHTADGLLIESVLNGCSDEFEKLMKRYDREIRRIVGAMVTNRQDRQDIVQDIWLSVYQRLSSLRDPERFPQWLRAIARNRCLAHVGDRKHRELAWTEVQPEEGAVSVWPGDEHLDRAKRRSVRKAVATLSHALGRTVAMYYFTGYSCDEVSSRMNVPVGTVKRRLSEARSKLRSMFRDWSHLPAEGGLDLRHLIVAAPICTSF, from the coding sequence ATGGCACACACGGCCGACGGACTCCTCATCGAAAGCGTGCTGAACGGCTGTTCGGACGAATTCGAGAAGCTGATGAAGCGGTACGACCGCGAGATCAGGCGTATCGTAGGTGCCATGGTTACGAACCGCCAGGACAGGCAGGATATCGTACAGGATATCTGGCTTTCCGTTTACCAGCGGCTGTCGTCCCTGCGCGACCCGGAGCGGTTTCCGCAGTGGCTGCGCGCCATTGCGCGTAACCGGTGCCTCGCCCACGTGGGGGACCGGAAGCACCGGGAATTGGCCTGGACGGAGGTCCAGCCGGAGGAAGGCGCCGTAAGCGTCTGGCCGGGCGATGAGCACCTGGACCGGGCAAAGCGCCGCAGCGTGCGGAAAGCCGTAGCGACATTGTCGCACGCACTCGGCCGGACCGTCGCAATGTACTATTTCACCGGTTATTCCTGTGACGAGGTCAGCTCGCGGATGAACGTCCCGGTGGGCACCGTGAAGCGCAGGCTCTCGGAAGCGCGAAGCAAGCTGCGGAGCATGTTCAGGGACTGGTCGCATTTGCCTGCCGAAGGCGGCCTGGATCTCCGCCACCTGATCGTCGCCGCTCCGATCTGCACCAGTTTCTGA